In Nocardioides faecalis, the following proteins share a genomic window:
- the dacB gene encoding D-alanyl-D-alanine carboxypeptidase/D-alanyl-D-alanine endopeptidase — translation MVILLVAAVVGWRTGWAEEQWDRWRNGTDPTQDPAAVAPPPELDLPEVVAPQAVGVPADTVPLDKAAVAKALAALGDPALGRRVLAAVGPLEGSGVTYRKGPAAAVAIPASTTKVVTAAVALLLLGGEHVFETTTVLDPGTEPAPGSGAGTTTPRLTLVGGGDPYLAAKRSTGTNDPARTASAEQAGTFDPARADVRTLARRTAKALTAQGVTSVSLGYDDSLFTGPAVNPTWEPDYLPSEIGPVSALTVDQGRDPDRWGYVTDPAAQAARVFRRALVRAGIEVVGPLAKASAAPGAEELAGVDSPPLAQIVQRAIEVSDNVATEALLRHIGIAEQGEGSFVGGQESVARALTANGIALGRSVLYDGSGLSRDNRLSPDVLLGVLRLAASDEHPGLRPLLAALPVAGFSGSLTNRMAEGAAAQGRGRVRAKTGTLRGVSSLAGIAVDAQGNPIAFALMADRLPEGREGLGRLEMDAAAAGLGACSCGR, via the coding sequence GTGGTGATCCTCCTGGTCGCCGCCGTCGTGGGCTGGCGCACGGGCTGGGCCGAGGAGCAGTGGGACCGCTGGCGCAACGGCACGGACCCCACGCAGGACCCCGCCGCGGTGGCGCCGCCGCCGGAGCTGGACCTGCCCGAGGTTGTCGCCCCGCAGGCGGTGGGGGTGCCCGCCGACACCGTCCCGCTGGACAAGGCCGCCGTCGCCAAGGCGCTCGCCGCGCTCGGCGACCCCGCCCTGGGCCGCCGGGTGCTGGCGGCCGTCGGGCCGCTGGAGGGCTCCGGCGTGACCTACCGCAAGGGCCCCGCGGCCGCGGTCGCCATCCCGGCCTCGACCACGAAGGTCGTCACCGCCGCTGTCGCGCTGCTCCTGCTGGGCGGTGAGCACGTCTTCGAGACCACCACCGTCCTCGACCCGGGCACCGAGCCCGCCCCGGGCAGCGGCGCCGGTACGACGACGCCCCGGCTGACGCTGGTCGGCGGCGGCGACCCGTACCTGGCCGCGAAGCGCTCGACGGGCACCAACGACCCCGCCCGTACGGCGAGCGCCGAGCAGGCCGGCACCTTCGACCCGGCCCGCGCGGACGTGCGCACCCTGGCGCGTCGTACGGCGAAGGCGTTGACCGCCCAGGGCGTCACGTCGGTCTCGCTGGGCTACGACGACTCCCTGTTCACCGGTCCCGCCGTCAACCCCACCTGGGAGCCGGACTACCTGCCGAGCGAGATCGGGCCGGTCAGCGCGCTCACCGTCGACCAGGGCCGCGACCCGGACCGCTGGGGATACGTCACCGACCCCGCCGCCCAGGCGGCCCGGGTGTTCCGCCGGGCACTGGTCCGCGCCGGCATCGAGGTCGTCGGCCCGCTCGCCAAGGCGTCCGCGGCGCCCGGCGCCGAGGAGCTGGCGGGCGTGGACAGCCCGCCGCTGGCGCAGATCGTGCAGCGGGCGATCGAGGTCAGCGACAACGTGGCCACCGAGGCGCTGCTGCGCCACATCGGGATCGCGGAGCAGGGCGAGGGCTCCTTCGTCGGTGGGCAGGAGTCGGTGGCCCGGGCGCTCACCGCCAACGGCATCGCCCTGGGCCGCTCCGTGCTGTACGACGGCAGCGGGCTCTCGCGGGACAACCGGCTCTCGCCCGACGTGCTGCTCGGTGTGCTGCGGCTCGCGGCCTCCGACGAGCACCCCGGGCTGCGTCCGCTGCTGGCCGCGCTGCCGGTGGCCGGCTTCTCCGGCTCGTTGACCAACCGCATGGCGGAGGGTGCCGCCGCACAGGGCCGCGGCCGGGTGCGGGCCAAGACCGGGACGCTGCGCGGGGTCTCCTCGCTGGCCGGCATCGCGGTGGACGCCCAGGGCAACCCGATCGCGTTCGCGCTGATGGCCGACCGGCTGCCCGAGGGCAGGGAGGGGCTCGGCCGGCTCGAGATGGATGCGGCGGCCGCCGGTCTCGGCGCCTGCTCGTGCGGGCGCTGA